One genomic segment of Petrotoga sp. 9PW.55.5.1 includes these proteins:
- a CDS encoding (2Fe-2S)-binding protein: MCEENIIICRCEDITLKEIRELINKGYTTVEEIKRITRAGMGPCQGKTCGLLIAKEISKMTNKPMEEIDLQNIRPPYGGVKFEEILTDRL; the protein is encoded by the coding sequence ATGTGTGAAGAAAATATAATTATATGTAGATGTGAAGATATTACTCTAAAAGAGATTAGGGAGCTCATTAATAAAGGATACACAACGGTAGAGGAAATAAAAAGGATTACTAGAGCTGGTATGGGTCCTTGTCAGGGTAAAACATGCGGCTTATTAATTGCCAAAGAAATTTCAAAAATGACCAATAAGCCCATGGAAGAAATTGATTTACAAAATATTAGACCTCCCTACGGAGGAGTAAAATTTGAAGAAAT